A window of the Lolium perenne isolate Kyuss_39 chromosome 7, Kyuss_2.0, whole genome shotgun sequence genome harbors these coding sequences:
- the LOC127318470 gene encoding uncharacterized protein, with amino-acid sequence MLPRKQSIFHLGEEGGAACHRRSLLGAAMSGDGSTARLGREGLVVGLQILVHHEHQAGGHGHHHQQHGRHAHAANIVLKQMVKPLRAAAVSCSFLKACSLCRRELSPNKDVYMYRGDQGFCSEECRGQQILVDEARERRGQPRHRSHQHTPIRNRPRKTLLAVA; translated from the exons ATGCTTCCGAGAAAACAGAGCATCTTCCATCTCGGCGAGGAAGGTGGCGCCGCGTGCCACCGCCGGAGCCTGCTCGGCGCGGCCATGAGCGGCGACGGCAGCACCGCTCGCCTTGGGCGCGAGGGCCTCGTCGTCGGGCTCCAGATCCTCGTGCATCATGAGCACCAAGCCGGCGGCCACGGCCACCACCACCAGCAACACGGCCGGCACGCCCACGCGGCCAACATAGTCCTCAAGCAGATGGTCAAGCCGCTGCGTGCCGCCGCCGTTTCTTGCAGCTTCCTGAAGGCGTGCTCCCTCTGCCGGAGAGAGCTCAGCCCCAACAAGGACGTCTACATGTACAG AGGGGACCAAGGGTTCTGCAGCGAGGAGTGCCGGGGGCAGCAGATCCTCGTCGACGAAGCGCGGGAGCGGCGAGGGCAGCCGCGCCACCGCAGCCATCAGCACACGCCCATCCGAAACAGGCCCAGGAAGACGCTACTGGCCGTAGCCTAG